A DNA window from Candidatus Nanoarchaeia archaeon contains the following coding sequences:
- a CDS encoding type II toxin-antitoxin system HicB family antitoxin gives MKYRVVIEQDEEGMFVAECPTLPGCLSQGKSRSEAVKNIRDAMRGYLISLKKHNEAIPPSIDEEVVEIHA, from the coding sequence ATGAAATACCGGGTTGTGATTGAGCAGGATGAAGAAGGGATGTTTGTGGCAGAATGCCCGACATTGCCTGGCTGCCTCTCCCAGGGCAAGAGCCGCAGCGAGGCAGTGAAAAACATCCGGGATGCGATGCGCGGATACCTCATAAGCCTAAAAAAGCACAACGAGGCCATCCCTCCCTCAATTGATGAGGAAGTTGTGGAAATCCATGCCTAA
- a CDS encoding type II toxin-antitoxin system HicA family toxin — MPKLPRLSGRDIVRAARKLGYELDHQTGSHMILRQNSAPYRRLTVPNHKELSKGTLRAIIRQLGLAREEFLGLL; from the coding sequence ATGCCTAAGTTGCCAAGGCTTTCTGGAAGAGACATTGTACGGGCCGCGAGAAAGTTGGGATACGAACTGGACCATCAGACAGGAAGCCACATGATCCTGCGGCAGAACAGTGCGCCTTATCGCCGCTTGACCGTCCCCAATCATAAGGAGCTTTCAAAAGGAACATTGCGGGCTATTATCCGGCAGCTTGGTCTGGCCAGAGAGGAATTTCTTGGACTGTTGTGA